The Prochlorococcus marinus str. MIT 1214 sequence TATGGGAATAAATCTTAGAGCCAAATCACTCGAAACCAATCAAACACAAAAAGAACTTCTACTAGAGGATGATCTATTAGTTCTTCGACAAGAAAACGAAACTCTTACTAAAAAAATACATTCACAAGAAAGTCTTCTAAGAATGGTTGCTCATGAATTGAGAACTCCATTAACGGCAGCTGGATTAGCTCTACAAAGTCAAAAACTTGGACAAATAACCATGACTAAATTTCAAGAGGTCTTAAAAAGAAGGCTGGAAGAAATTGAATTACTTTCAAAGGACTTATTAGAAGTAGGGAGTACTCGATGGGAAACTTTGTTTAATCCACAAAAAATTGATCTTGCAAACATATCTGCTGAAGCGATTCTCGAGCTTGAAAAGCTATGGCTTAATCGCAAGATAAAAATAAATACAGATATTCCAGCTGATTTGCCCTCTGTTTTTGCAGATCAAAGAAGAATGATGCAAGTTTTATTAAACCTCATAGAAAATGCTTTGAAATTTTCCGAAGACAAAGGCGAGATTTTTATAACAATGCTTCACAGAACAAATCAATGGGTTGAAGTAATCGTTCGAGATAATGGACCTGGTATCCCCCCAGAAGAACAACAGAGAATATTTGTTGATCGAGTGAGACTTCCACAAACATCTCAAGAGACTACCGGCTTTGGCATTGGTCTTTCAGTTTGCAGAAGAATTGTTGAAGTACACGGTGGCAAGATCTGGGTCGTTTCCAAACCGACTGAAGGTGCATGCTTCTACTTCACCGTTCCTGTATGGCGTGGCCAAAATAAGGATCAAGAAGCCTTGACGAGTGGCAAGGCGGGCCCGTAACTTTCAATTGTGATAAAAATTGCTTATTAAGTGATTTATCACCGTACATGGCCCCATCGTCTAGAGGCCTAGGACACCTCCCTTTCACGGAGGCGACAGGGGTTCGAATCCCCTTGGGGCTATAAAAAAAATTTATTTGAAACCTTTTATTGGACTAGACACAGTAGAAGGTTTTTTTAATGGCTTTTAATTCGCTTAGCAAAAATCTATTGATAAATCATTTACCACTAGTACATTGAGAAAAGAAATGTAGAAAAATAATATTAGATAATCAAAAAGACTAAAATCCTTAAAAGCCCTTTTGTTAGCTTGATATAAGCATCAACATGATCATGTGACGGTCTCAAAAGGTGAACTAATAAATTAGTAATATCGAGATAAAACAGCTAAAAGTTACTTCTTCTTGGTAATCTCAATTTCTAATTTAAGTTTTTATGGCTTACTCAGAGACAAAGGTAGTTATTGGTGGTCTTGCACATATTCCTATCATAATTGGTTTTTTCTACCTTATACGCAGGCAATATTCCTTTGGGGCAATGCTGCGAACTGGGAAGAATGCTTTAAGCGAAAAAGTTAAAGCAGCTCCTGCTAAAGCGTCTGCGGCAGCTCCTGCTAAACCGGCTGCGGCTGCTCCTGCTAAAGCGGCTGCTAAACCGGCTGCGGCTGCTCCTGCTAAAGCGGCTGCAAAGAAACCACATGCAGATGTACCAGTTAATACATATAAACCAAAAGCACCTTTCACAGGAACAGTAACTGAAAATTATTCAGCACTAAAAGAAGGAGCGATAGGGAAAGTTCAACATATAACCTTTGATATATCAGGTGGAGACCCAGACTTTAAATATGTTGAAGGTCAAAGTTGCGGAATACTTGCCGCAGGTGAAGATGCAAAAGGCAAGCCTCATAGAGCAAGACTTTATTCAATAGCTAGCACAAGATACGGTGATAACTTTGCAGGAAATACATTATCTTTATGTGTTCGCCAACTTCAATACGAAAAAGATGGTGAAACAATAAATGGGGTTTGCTCTACCTACCTTTGTAATCTATCTCCTGGAGATAAAGTAAAGATCAGCGGACCAGTGGGCAAAGAGATGCTTCTCCCAGAGGAAGAAGATTCAAACATAATAATGCTTGCCACAGGTACAGGCATAGCGCCAATGAGAGCATATTTAAGAAGGATGTTTGAACCTACCGAAATTGAAAAACACAAGTGGAATTTCAAAGGAAAAGCTTGGTTATTTATGGGAGCACCAAAGACAGCTAACTTGCTTTACGATGATGATTTTGAACACTACAAATCAAAATTCCCCGATAATCTTAGATATACCAAAGCAATCAGCAGAGAAGAAAAGAATAAAAAAGGAGGAAGAATGTATATTCAGGACAGGGTCCTTGAACATTCTGAGGAAATCTTCAATATGATTGAGAATCCTAAAACTCATATTTACTTGTGTGGGTTAAAAGGAATGGAGCCAGGTATAGATGAGGCAATGACAACTGCAGCTGCGGCAAAAGGTTTGGACTGGTCTGAACTTAGACCTAAACTCAGAAAAGCAGGCAGATGGCATGCTGAGACCTACTAAATAAATAAAAAAGTCTGGAAAGCGATAATTATTAATTACTTTAGAAATATTTTTTCTATATTTAATCAATCAATATCAATTTTGTTTTTGACATCCGACAAACAAAACATCGGACTGATTAGAAGCAAATTGGATAATATTTCTAATCTAATAGGCAAGGAATTTATCAATGAGCATGCCAGTAACAAACCCATTGAGAATCGGTCTTCGCCAAGAGCGGGTAGTTCCTCCTCAATGTCTGGTTATTTTTGGTGCCTCAGGTGATCTGACTCACAGGAAACTTGTTCCTGCTCTATTTGAGCTTTTTAAGCAACGAAGATTACCAAGTGAGTTTGCAGTTTTAGGCTGTGCAAGAAGACCATGGAATGATGAAATATTTAAAGAAAAAATGGAAGAAGCCCTTGCTTCTCAAATAAAAGAAAGTCCTAAAGAATGGGAACTATTTTCTCAAAATCTTTTCTATGAACCTGTAGACTTGCAGCAACCAGAACACCTAGTAAAACTTGGGGAAAGACTTGAAATAATTGATAAGTTAAGAGCAACTCACGGCAATCGAACTTTTTACCTTTCAGTATCTCCCAAATTCTATGGAAGTGGGTGTAGAGCTTTAGCAGCCGCAGGATTATTGAAAGATCCCAAGCGGAGCAGGGTTGTCATTGAAAAACCTTTTGGAAGAGACTTCAATAGCGCTCAGTCACTTAATTCTCTCGTTCAGGCTTGTGCTCAAGAAAGTCAAATATTTCGAATAGATCATTATTTAGGCAAAGAAACCGTTCAAAACATTCTTGTTCTTAGATTTGCAAATACAATTTTCGAACCTATTTGGAATAGGAACTATATTTCGAGTGTTCAAATTACTAGTTCCGAAACAGTTGGAGTTGAAGATCGTGCTGGATATTACGAATCTTCAGGCGCCTTAAGGGATATGGTTCAAAACCATCTAACCCAAATGCTTGCTCTAACAGCAATGGAACCACCTGGACATTTTGATCCAGAAGCCATTAGGAATGAAAAAGCCAAAGTTCTTCAAGCAGTCAAACTTGCTAATGAAGAAAAGCCTTGGGAATGTTGCGTTAGGGGACAGTACTCAAGGGGAGGTAGCAATGAAGATCCGCTTCTTGGGTACAGAGAAGAACCAGGTGTTAATCCAAACAGCACAACCGAAACATATGTAGCAATGAAGCTTTTCATAGATAATTGGAGATGGCAAGGAGTTCCTTTTTATGTGAGAACAGGGAAACGATTAGCCAAGAGACTTAGTGAGGTTGTTCTTACTTTTAGAGAAGCTCCTGTTCACCTTTTTGATGCAGCAGGTGGATGCCCAACATCAAACCAATTAATTCTAAGAATCCAACCCAACGAAGGAGCTGAATTTAGTTTTGAGGTGAAGTCACCAGGATCTGGCATGAGAAGTAGACCTGTGAATATGGAGTTTTCTTATGATGAATCCTTTGGCGAACCATCAGATGAGGGTTATGTAAGACTCCTTGCAGATGCAATGCTTGGAGATCCAACATTGTTTACTCGCAGCGACGAAGTAGAGGCTGCATGGCGTTTATACACTCCTTTACTAGAGAAGATTGAGGATTCACCCTGGGAATTACCTGTTTACCAATATGAATCAAGAACATGGGGGCCTACTGAATCAGACTTACTGATTGGCAAAGATCAGCTTCTGTGGAGAAGACCTTAAAAAATAGAATCTAAATCTTTTATTCAAACCAAATTAAATGTCTCCTCAATTAACGCTCCAAACACCTCTTCAGTTACCTCCAGCTGAAATTCCTACTTATCTTGAGCAGCTCTGGTCTCATGACGAGCGAGGAGATAAAGGTGCCAACACTTTTTGTTTGATTGTCTGGCAACCTGCTTGGATTGAACAAAAATTAGTCAAAACAGGAAAAATATCTGGCCCAGTAGTAGGTAGTCAAAGGAATGATCTTATAGAAGCTGCAAGAGAAATTATTTTAAAAGGAGATCTGCCTAATAGCACCTCACCACTAGATTTCAGAGTTCAATCTTCAATTCAATCTGAAAAGTTAATTAAAAATGTAGAAGACCTTAGGGGGCAACACATTGACACTTCAATAAGTAATTTGCAACCTCGAAGATTAATAACCATTGCGCCAACAATTGAAAATGAAAATAATTTAGAAACTTTAGTAGCAGCATATTGTCCTCTTCCTGAAGAAGGTGGCGGTAAAACAGCTTGTGGTGACGTAATTGTTTTAAGAGGTAATAACGCCGCAATTAATGATGGACTTGAAATTGTTGAAACTCTTGTTCCTGATGAACTTCCCTCTTGGTTGTGGTGGAATGGAAGAATTGATGAGGCCCCTGAATTCCTTAATGCTCTAGCACTCCCAAATAGAAGATTAATTATTGATACTGCGCTAGGCAAACCAAAAGTCTGCTTGAATTTATTGCTTCAAAGAATTCAATCTGGGCAAGCTGTTAACGACCTGAATTGGCTTCGTCTTAGAGGTTGGAGAGAAACTTTAGCGATGGTTTTTGATCCACTTCAAAGAAGAAATGCTCTTAATAATTTACAAAAAATTGATATAGATATTGAAGGTTCTCAAACAGTTCAAGGTCTTTTACTTGCTGCATGGATTGCAGATCGCCTCAATTGGAAACTTGAAAATTGCATATTCTCAAAAGAAGATCAGCTGAAAGTTAGTTTTATTCGTCCTGACAAAAATCTTGTTGAAGTTGGTATTACGTCACTACCTATTGGTAAGCCAAGCATAAATCCTGGACAAATAGTTGGTTTGAGATTGATTGCAAAAGCCAAAAGCAAACAAAACAACGATATTTGTGTAATCCTCGCATCAGAATCTGGGGAATGTATGAGATTAGAAGCTGGAGGCATGGCAAGGATGGAACTTATTGAACAAGTCGTTCCTATTCAAAAAAATTCATTAGAAAATGATGTCGCTCGTTTACTCTCCAGCAGTAGAGGTAATACAAGCCCTTTACTTGCTAGTGCAGCACCAATAGCGAAACAAATGCTTGATTTAATTAATCAAGCCAAATAAATATATTCATTAGATGGCATGCGTAATCTCTTCTATTTCTAGTAATAGTGGTAAAACTCTTTTAAGTCTTCTTTTAATTTCTTGGTTAAAAAGTATAAATAAAACAGTACAGACTTTTAAAGTTGGACCTGATTATTTAGACCCTCAACAACTCACCGCAGTTTCAAAAAAAGCTTGCCGAAATCTTGATTTAATTCTCTCCGGTGAAAATTGGGTTAAAGAAAATTTTAATCACTTCGGAGGGTTATCTGATTATTCTTTTGTCGAAGGGGTGATGGGATTATTCGATGGAATTGGAAGTACTTCAAAAGGGAGCACAGCAGAATTAGCTAAGGTTTTAAGTTTACCAGTAGTCCTTATTGTTGATGCAAGAGGTAAGGCAGCATCATTAGCAGCTTTAATAAAAGGATTTACAGAACATGATAAAGAATTAAAAATTGCAGGGGTTGTTCTCAATAATGTTCAAAGTCCTAGACATGAAAAAATATTATTGGAAGTTCTTAATCGCATCAATATAAAGTCATTAGGTTGCATTCCTAATTGCGAAGACTTATATCTTACAGGAAGTAATTTAGGTTTAGCTCCAGCTCATGAAATTCAGAATTTAGAAATTAAAGTTAAAAAGTGGGCATCGATAGCCAAAGATTATTTAGACATTGAAAGTTTTAGAAAACTTTTATCAGCGCCAGAATATAGCAACAAAACAATTAATTTCTTGACAAAGAAAGAATCAAAAATCATCTACCCAATTGCTATCGCTGAAGACAAAGCTTTCCATTTTAGGTATGAAGAAACAAAAGAATTATTAGAAGAAAACGGAATGCCAACAATTACTTGGAAACCACTAGAAAATGAGCTGATTCCAAAAGAAGCTAAAGGGTTAATAATACCTGGTGGTTTTCCTGAGAGACATGCAAAGCAATTAAGTAGTTCAACAATAAGCCTGAACTCAATAAAAATATTTTCAAAAAAGTTTCCTATATATGCTGAATGTGGAGGAATGATGCTTTTGGGTAAAAGTATATTTGATTTTGAAGGGAGAGAATATTCAATGGCTGGGATATTACCTTTTAAGGCCAAAAAGGGTAATTTAAAAATCGGTTATAGAGAAGCGAAGAGTAAAAATAAAAGTCCTATTACCTCACCTGGAAATAAAATAATAGGACATGAATTTCATCGTTGGGAAATAATTAATGAAAGCTATAATTCAGAAATAAATTGCCTATGGGATATCAAAGGATGGGATTTAGAAATTAAAAATGAAGGTTTTTGTAATCATTTAATTCATGCAAGCTGGATACATCTACATTGGGCAAGTTCGCCTCTTATACTAGAAAATTGGAAAAAATCTATTATTAAACATGCCTGAGAAAATCTGTTTTCAAACATAATATTTTTCAAATTAATCGATTAATAATTTCTCTAATAGAGCTTGATTCGTCTTGCTTCTATTATCCCCAACAATCCATACTCCATTACTCGCTCTACTTACAGCAACATATACAAGCCTTCTTCTAAATTCTAGATCTTTAGGCCAAAAGACATCAGAAGTTATGAATACTTCTCCAAAAGTACTTCCTTGACTCCTGTGAATTGTAAGAACAGAAGCAGGACCTAAGGATGCGAATGAATCTCTGATAAAAAAGAAAAGTTTCCAAATCGAAGCACTATTTTTTTTTCCTCTCTCTCTTGCAAGATTGCTCAACCCATTCAAAGAAAGGTCCAATTCACTACGAGATTTAGAACCTATATGAGGCATTAACCTCAAAGAAAATTCTTTTTGATCACAACTAACTTTAGCTATCTGAGTTTCAATCACAGGTAAAGGATTTTCTAAATCATGATGAGTTCCTAAAGAAGCCAAGTCAAAGCTAT is a genomic window containing:
- a CDS encoding histidine kinase, encoding MNSAEANDRQQLKLLLVASRHHLSRGDIRSLIEYLEKEDCGFNVTLAVSDPSDNPELLELYRLVALPALIKLEPSPKQVFAGSSIFDQVKTWVPRWKHEGPIQGMGINLRAKSLETNQTQKELLLEDDLLVLRQENETLTKKIHSQESLLRMVAHELRTPLTAAGLALQSQKLGQITMTKFQEVLKRRLEEIELLSKDLLEVGSTRWETLFNPQKIDLANISAEAILELEKLWLNRKIKINTDIPADLPSVFADQRRMMQVLLNLIENALKFSEDKGEIFITMLHRTNQWVEVIVRDNGPGIPPEEQQRIFVDRVRLPQTSQETTGFGIGLSVCRRIVEVHGGKIWVVSKPTEGACFYFTVPVWRGQNKDQEALTSGKAGP
- a CDS encoding FAD-binding oxidoreductase; the protein is MAYSETKVVIGGLAHIPIIIGFFYLIRRQYSFGAMLRTGKNALSEKVKAAPAKASAAAPAKPAAAAPAKAAAKPAAAAPAKAAAKKPHADVPVNTYKPKAPFTGTVTENYSALKEGAIGKVQHITFDISGGDPDFKYVEGQSCGILAAGEDAKGKPHRARLYSIASTRYGDNFAGNTLSLCVRQLQYEKDGETINGVCSTYLCNLSPGDKVKISGPVGKEMLLPEEEDSNIIMLATGTGIAPMRAYLRRMFEPTEIEKHKWNFKGKAWLFMGAPKTANLLYDDDFEHYKSKFPDNLRYTKAISREEKNKKGGRMYIQDRVLEHSEEIFNMIENPKTHIYLCGLKGMEPGIDEAMTTAAAAKGLDWSELRPKLRKAGRWHAETY
- the zwf gene encoding glucose-6-phosphate dehydrogenase, which produces MSMPVTNPLRIGLRQERVVPPQCLVIFGASGDLTHRKLVPALFELFKQRRLPSEFAVLGCARRPWNDEIFKEKMEEALASQIKESPKEWELFSQNLFYEPVDLQQPEHLVKLGERLEIIDKLRATHGNRTFYLSVSPKFYGSGCRALAAAGLLKDPKRSRVVIEKPFGRDFNSAQSLNSLVQACAQESQIFRIDHYLGKETVQNILVLRFANTIFEPIWNRNYISSVQITSSETVGVEDRAGYYESSGALRDMVQNHLTQMLALTAMEPPGHFDPEAIRNEKAKVLQAVKLANEEKPWECCVRGQYSRGGSNEDPLLGYREEPGVNPNSTTETYVAMKLFIDNWRWQGVPFYVRTGKRLAKRLSEVVLTFREAPVHLFDAAGGCPTSNQLILRIQPNEGAEFSFEVKSPGSGMRSRPVNMEFSYDESFGEPSDEGYVRLLADAMLGDPTLFTRSDEVEAAWRLYTPLLEKIEDSPWELPVYQYESRTWGPTESDLLIGKDQLLWRRP
- a CDS encoding glucose-6-phosphate dehydrogenase assembly protein OpcA; translated protein: MSPQLTLQTPLQLPPAEIPTYLEQLWSHDERGDKGANTFCLIVWQPAWIEQKLVKTGKISGPVVGSQRNDLIEAAREIILKGDLPNSTSPLDFRVQSSIQSEKLIKNVEDLRGQHIDTSISNLQPRRLITIAPTIENENNLETLVAAYCPLPEEGGGKTACGDVIVLRGNNAAINDGLEIVETLVPDELPSWLWWNGRIDEAPEFLNALALPNRRLIIDTALGKPKVCLNLLLQRIQSGQAVNDLNWLRLRGWRETLAMVFDPLQRRNALNNLQKIDIDIEGSQTVQGLLLAAWIADRLNWKLENCIFSKEDQLKVSFIRPDKNLVEVGITSLPIGKPSINPGQIVGLRLIAKAKSKQNNDICVILASESGECMRLEAGGMARMELIEQVVPIQKNSLENDVARLLSSSRGNTSPLLASAAPIAKQMLDLINQAK
- a CDS encoding cobyrinate a,c-diamide synthase; translation: MACVISSISSNSGKTLLSLLLISWLKSINKTVQTFKVGPDYLDPQQLTAVSKKACRNLDLILSGENWVKENFNHFGGLSDYSFVEGVMGLFDGIGSTSKGSTAELAKVLSLPVVLIVDARGKAASLAALIKGFTEHDKELKIAGVVLNNVQSPRHEKILLEVLNRINIKSLGCIPNCEDLYLTGSNLGLAPAHEIQNLEIKVKKWASIAKDYLDIESFRKLLSAPEYSNKTINFLTKKESKIIYPIAIAEDKAFHFRYEETKELLEENGMPTITWKPLENELIPKEAKGLIIPGGFPERHAKQLSSSTISLNSIKIFSKKFPIYAECGGMMLLGKSIFDFEGREYSMAGILPFKAKKGNLKIGYREAKSKNKSPITSPGNKIIGHEFHRWEIINESYNSEINCLWDIKGWDLEIKNEGFCNHLIHASWIHLHWASSPLILENWKKSIIKHA